One Paenibacillus sp. SYP-B4298 genomic window, TATCGGTTACCGTCTGCGGCTGCACATCCTCGAAGCTCAGCACCGTGTACGCCATCCAGCCGACCCACCCTGCGGCCACCAGCAGGAGCGCCGCCAGGGCTAGCGCAAGCCTTCTGGGAAAGCTGCGCTTGAACCGGCTGCGGCTGCTTACCGCATGGCCAGTGGACAGACGCTCACTCATGAGCCCTGCCCCCCCATGCGGTCGGCAAGTGTCTTGCGGTGCTTCAAGCTAAGCGTAAAATACCTGAACCTTCCGTTGCGAATGGCGGACAGCAGCTTGCCCGCTGTCTTGCGCGCCATGTTCGCATCCTTATGCGTGACTTCGCCAGAGCGTACCGCATCCTCCAGCTCATCCTCATCCATCAGAAACACCTCACCGCTCGGCAATACGACAACATCAAGGTACAGATCGTCAAACCACGGCACCTTCTGATCCGTCAGCCCCTGATTTTTGCATACATCGATATACCATTGCACGACACGGCCCTTATCATCAAACATCGTCGTGACTACAAACTGCTCTCCCTTGGGAAAGTGCTGCATCCACAAATAACCGCGATCAGCCAGACAGAGACGGCGCCCGTTATACTCCTTCCATAGAGGCTCTCTCAGCTCATGGATTCGGTAAAAAGTAACCAGGCCTCTAAACTCCTCCCCGTCCATAGACAGGCAAGAGTAACTTTTCCGGAGAATACGACGCCAATTCGCCCGGTCAGAAAATTTTCTTTTCATACGGAACGTACCCCTCCGAAGTAGGATACGACAGGTTTACCATTGAAGCAAATCCGTCGTCAATCTGTCAAGCGTAAGACGGCTATCGCCGCATGACCAGACGGCAGGGGGGCAACGGCCAGAGCGCAAGGTCAGGAGCAATACAGCCTGCCTGACTTGCTTATGGCGGGGTCCCTTCTGAACCGCCTGTTTTATCATTTACAAAAAGCTTACCACAACTTAACGTCCATCTCCAGCCGAACGCCAAAATAAACCAAGCTTCATTTGCTCCTTTGGTGGCTATGATGTGACAACTATTAGAATAGCCTCTCTACCGGAAAAACCATACATCAATGACACATGTCATGGTTTGTGTCCCGTATTCAGCAATCTGCATCTGCAACCATATGAGCTTGCCGCCTCCAGCATGGGTGCATTCCCCGTCGCACTAAGCGCTGCTAACCCGTTGACCACAGAGGGTGCGTAAAGTAAGTGGAGAGCTTCATAATCAAGCGCAGACAACAAATGGACAAAGAGCTGCATTCAGCTCTTTGTCCACTGTCCATGTGTATCAGTTTATTCGAACCGGATTGCTCATGGCGCACTCAGCGCATCGGCTGGCTGTTCTGGCACATCATTGCTATGACCCTGATTTTGCCCTCGGCCCCGGTTACCTTTGCCTGCATTCTCACTTTCAGTTCCGTCGCTGCCTCCATCCCCTCCGGAATTGAGCCAGCCTGGCAGTTCTTCTCCGGCCCCTGGAGCTTCCGGGGTACCGGAGCCAGGGTCTGCTCCAGGATCTGTTCCATCCGTCGGCGGTATGCCTCCTCCAGGCTGTTCCTCCGGATTGCCTTCGCCTGGTACGCTGCCCCCCGGTTCATCAGGAGGCACGCCACCCGGCAGCTCTGGATTGTTCAGATCATCCGGCACCTTAATCTCCTCTATCGGGATCAGCACCGTCGCCTTCGCAGACGCAGCGCTCTCCAGCTTCGTACTGGCATCGTAGGCCGTCACATAATATTCGTATGACTTGCCTTCCTCAATACTGAGATCCTCAGCAGCTATCGCATCCACCTGATCCTGTATTCGCTTGAAATCAGACTCCGCCGCTTCCTTGCGATAGATGCGGTAAGTGATGCTTCCGCCCTCTACCGCCGACCAGGAGAGCTGGACATCTCCACGCTCCGGTACATAGACTGCACTCAGACCATTCACCGCGCTTGGCGGCTGCAGCTCCTTCACACCAGACGGCTTCTTGAAGCTCGATTTGGGTTGTCCCTTCATCGCCTCGCCCATAACCTTGGCAAAGAACGTTGCTGCCTGACCGCTGCTTTGCTTGAGCAGATGATCCTTATCGGTACGGTCATAGCCCATCCATACCGCTCCGGTCCACTCCGGCGTATAGCCGACAAACCAGACATCACGGTTAGCGCTTGAACGAAGTCCAGGGATACCGTGCTGTGTCGTTCCGGTCTTGCCTGCGACCGAGCGCCCACTGATCTGCGCCTTCGTCCCGGTGCCGCCCTTCTGGGTGACGCCCTGAAGAATCTCGGTCATATACCAGGCTGCCTCTGGCGTCATCAATTGCTTCGTCTTGGGCGCCTTATATTCATAATTCACAGCGCCGCTCTTATTCTTGATGAGTGAGATCGTATGCAGATCAACCGACTTGCCGCCGTTAGCAAATACGCTATAAGCGGTCGCCATCTGCATCGGCGTGACACCCTCGGTTAAACCGCCGAGCGCAATCGCCAGATTGCGATCCTGAGAGCTTAGCTCGAAGCCAAGCGTCTTGGCAAATTCCAGGCCAGTCGCGACACCGATCTGATTGAGCAGCCATACTGCCGGCAGGTTGCGGGACTCCTTGATCGCCTGGCTCATCGACACGGGACCGATGTATTTGACACGGTTGGAGTCGCTTGGACAGTAGCCATTAAAACATTCCTTGTCGTCGCGCAGCGTCGACCACGGGAACCACTCTCCGGTCTGGAGTGCAGGACCGTAGGAGGTGATCGGCTTGAAGGAGGAGCCTGGCTGGCGCGGCACGATAACACGGTTCCAGCCGTTCTTCTCGTAATCGCGTCCGCCAACCATCGCCTGAATCTCGCCACTGCGGTGATCGGCTATAATCATCGCCGCCTGTACCTTCTGCTCGTCTATACTCTTCTCGAAGTTATCGTCCAGCTTGAACTGCTCTTCCATGATCGTCTGTGCATTTGCGTTGAGCGTCGTATGAATCTCGTAACCGCCCAAGCGCAGCTCCTCCTCGGACAATCCGG contains:
- a CDS encoding DUF402 domain-containing protein, translating into MKRKFSDRANWRRILRKSYSCLSMDGEEFRGLVTFYRIHELREPLWKEYNGRRLCLADRGYLWMQHFPKGEQFVVTTMFDDKGRVVQWYIDVCKNQGLTDQKVPWFDDLYLDVVVLPSGEVFLMDEDELEDAVRSGEVTHKDANMARKTAGKLLSAIRNGRFRYFTLSLKHRKTLADRMGGQGS
- a CDS encoding transglycosylase domain-containing protein, with the translated sequence MAERQSPRRPAPQKTTTKKKKGKRKVTPRRIFMGLFFTGALFVLCGIIGYFLITLNGEKILKENKDEFNFAEASVVYDREGNQIMKLFTNENREYVTYSEIPKLVADAFVSVEDKRFREHSGLDFISIGRAVVKDIIARSAVEGGSTITQQLAKNMFLNHDKTILRKATEASIALALDRNFSKDEILEMYLNRIFFGQRAYGIKAAAELYFGKENLNDLEVWEIATLAGIPKAPSSFNPLSNPEKSKERRAVVLQLMYEQGLITQAQMAEAKDKDYDPEQAKRPNNTVFMAFVDYAISEAMEKTGLSEEELRLGGYEIHTTLNANAQTIMEEQFKLDDNFEKSIDEQKVQAAMIIADHRSGEIQAMVGGRDYEKNGWNRVIVPRQPGSSFKPITSYGPALQTGEWFPWSTLRDDKECFNGYCPSDSNRVKYIGPVSMSQAIKESRNLPAVWLLNQIGVATGLEFAKTLGFELSSQDRNLAIALGGLTEGVTPMQMATAYSVFANGGKSVDLHTISLIKNKSGAVNYEYKAPKTKQLMTPEAAWYMTEILQGVTQKGGTGTKAQISGRSVAGKTGTTQHGIPGLRSSANRDVWFVGYTPEWTGAVWMGYDRTDKDHLLKQSSGQAATFFAKVMGEAMKGQPKSSFKKPSGVKELQPPSAVNGLSAVYVPERGDVQLSWSAVEGGSITYRIYRKEAAESDFKRIQDQVDAIAAEDLSIEEGKSYEYYVTAYDASTKLESAASAKATVLIPIEEIKVPDDLNNPELPGGVPPDEPGGSVPGEGNPEEQPGGGIPPTDGTDPGADPGSGTPEAPGAGEELPGWLNSGGDGGSDGTESENAGKGNRGRGQNQGHSNDVPEQPADALSAP